The Myripristis murdjan chromosome 8, fMyrMur1.1, whole genome shotgun sequence genomic sequence TTCCAGGCTTTTTGCTCTGTACAGCAATGAAAGCTAGGGAACAAGGATATACTACAGCACCTAGTGTTTTCAGCATCCATTATCCACACTGAAACCCTCCACAATGCTTTAAGTCATCATGCATAGTAGAGGTGGAACATTAAAGCAATACATCGCAGTAATTCCTCTTGTTAGAAGTCATTGATAAGCTTGTGACGAGGATTGATATTTGcgttttcaacttaatttgcacagataGCACATTTGAGTGACTACGAGGCGTATTTGAGGACATCTGAGATGGTTTGAGCACGTCTGATTTCTAAGCCCTTTTCATCCAACCAAACTTGTCCTTGACAGGCTTGGCTGAATGACTAAAGAAGCACAGCTAAACACACCCAGCACTCAGTGTCATCTTTTCTTTACTGGAATACAATAgtattagggctgggcaatacaTTAATATTATATCTTTTGTACATAAGGTATCAACTGGCATTTTGAATATGGTGAAATGACATAAGTGtagtcttttcctggttttaaaggctgcattactgtaaaaggatgcagttttctgaacttagacTTTTGTAGCCGTTCTTCTACTTGCCTCTACCTGCTGGTTGTCATATCCACATGGCTAATGATAGTTCATTAAAAATcttattgtgtaaatattttgtgaaagcagcGACAGACATCCCTACAATATCGTTACAATATCattatcaaggtatttggtcaacaatattgttttatttgatcatATTGCTCAGCCCTAATTAGTCTTCTAGTCTATATGTAGGGCAGGGTACCTTTCTAAAATCTGCAGTTTCCGTTCCATATActtacctgttttttttgtcttttgctgatCACATGCCTGTTTTACCTATTACAGGGCAATTTACTGATATTGCCCTGAAAATTCATttactgatattgtgatgtgTCATGGCAAATAAGCTTACAATATATCGCATATTACAGAATCTCCTGTATCTATTGTGATGCCATCATTATCGTGGgtaatacactcagtggccacgttattaggtccacctgtacagtctaatgcaatgcaatgcactgcaataaattctacctttttaagaaagtttataatgttcagtttttgtgtaaaatatataaatttgattacatatttattattgaggttgtagtttgcagatgtcttgtactggactacattatattgagagatgtttcaaattttttgtcctccctattttatatacatgaaggggacagaatattagaaacacctctcaataaaacgcagtccagtacaacagcagcactaactatgagctcaatgccaaacatataattaagttaacacctctattactctgacaaaaagaaaacctgagcattgtaggcatcataaaaataaactttattgcaTGATAGTTGGATtagattgtattagattgtacatgTGGACCTAATAAAATGGCTAATGAGTATATTGAGTAGATTGAggatattgttttattgttttattgagtCAGTGATTCCCACTCGTAATTCACAGGTCTACAGATACTGGCCTGTGCTTGCTGGATACTGGACGGCAGATTAGATCACAGGGCGATCCGGCATCAGAGTATTCAAAGAGCGCTGTTTTCCCCATCCATACGAGAAAGCCAGACTGGCGTTTTCATATTAACACACTTTGGAGAGTGTTTTCGAAAAGACCCATTTTCGTGGGTGGAAAACACCAGCTTTGTGTGGAGGGAAGGCCAAAAGATATAAAAAGATGAGTTCAAATTTACCCAGCTTAGTGTGGAGAGAGCGCCTGAACTAGTTCTGCAGTTAGAGGCTGATGTCTCGGAGCATCACCCATAAATCCTCTCTTACTGATCATGTGTAGCAGAGCAGCCGTCTGCATTACTTTCATATTGTCAGCAACAGCTACAGGTATCAATAAACATTATTCCCTGGTATCTGGTACTGAATTTATGATCAGTTTTAAGATATTGAAATGCTTTGGAATTGGACTCATACTAAGTGTTTTGGAGATGATATGTAAATCATACATTTATAAGCTGTGCCACATGGACAAATGTGCTTTCCATATGACAAAAAGTATCATTACACAACTGCTACTGAAGAAGAAATTGTGTACCAAAATCGGTTTTAGTACATCTAAACCCCCGGTCATATTGACATCATCATCCATGTCAAACATCATGCAGACAGTTAACACCTCAGACAAATTGCAAGTAGGCATATTCATGTAATTACCAGTTGTGTGAGAGTAATTAAAATAAGACTACCCATATTTTCGTAAGCTAACTGAATATATAACTGAAACAGTCCTTGCCTGccaacagtctttttttttttttttttttttttttttttttaattttatttccagTATTTCTCTGCAATTTAAGCCACCTCTCCAATCAGTGGGATGGGAGTAATTGCACTGAAATCCCACTGGTCACTTCACCTAACAAAACAGACTTGATGAAACATTGGGGTTAATTATGTAACCAGGTTATTTTCGTTTCACATTAATCTTTGCATGTCCAGCAGTTAGTATTACAGCGGTTGCTAAAACATTTTCGACAGAGTGTACTTAATTTGAGTGGATCATCCTTCAAACAGCGCTGCAAAGTGAAAAGTGAGCAGTTGCATTTTGCTGGCAGATGTTTGGATAACTTGACTATTTAGTTGGGCTTTATCCTCTGGTTTCTTTAGTTAAGCTATATTGAGCTAGATGTGCTCCAAAATGGACACCGGTAtgagagagatgttttccatCTCCAGAGAGAGGCGTCCTTTTTATAATGGATAGAGGACTAAGTGATTAgacgtcagcagggaggttacAGATCCATtgattttggtttatttaattatttttcattcatcaaAAAGGCTGTTTGAGTTTGTTGCAGGGAGGTAATTTCTGTGGGAGATACTGCCATCTGCTTTGGCACTTTTAACTTCTCTGAAGTCAGTACCAGCACCACACACAGGTGTCGTTTTCCTTTTCACACAACTAATCTGTCAGACAAATTAATTGGGCTGCTCATCCAAATCCTTGCCAACAGTTGTGTTTGGCTCAGTTTGATCAGTGTGAGGCAGTGGGATGAGAACCAGTGACTTAACAAACCTGCTGATGTCTTCAGATAACAGGAACAGTGTGTGACCTTCCTTTGTCAAAAAACTTCACTTATTTTTATGTGATTTAACGTTACGTGGGACTTCTTACGTTGATGTTATTGCGGCAGCACTGTTTTTCACTTAGTAGCTGATACTGAGTGCGTCTCACTCCTTTGCTGTGTCTTTGCTGTGGTTACATCAGCCACTAAAGGGGGGAGATGGGGTTCACATCTTTCTCTCGGCCTGGGTTTGATCAGCCACACAAGCAGACAGGTTTACAATTGCTGCTTACAACCCTATCGCATCTTTCAGTCAGTCTAGTTTCCTCTGATCTGCTTTTTGTCAGATCTGGCCTACTGTTTTGCTTCTCTGCACACTGCACAGGTTCATCTTGTTGAGTTGTGGTTTGTTGAACAGGAAACTTATGTTTTATCAGTGGCCGATGCATGCTAAAATTCAACCAGTTGCTTCGAACATTAAACCAGGCGGCTGTGTTTTATAATACAGCAGGACTTCCAAGTGACAGCTGGTTACCTGCTCAAGTGGCTGCTAGTCTAGACTCACTTGACAGACACAGGCAGGATTTTCCCACAAGTGGCTGGTTGGTGTTAATGTCTCCATCACTTTTGGTTAACGTCCCtcatgtctgtctctttcagtgtgtttatgttttcaaCTCTCTGGCGTCCAGCAGTCATACAGCTTCTGTCTAATGAACATGTCATTTCTAATCCCTGTCCTGTACCTTTTTTCCAGTCAAGGGCTCTCGGCCAGGAAAGAATGTCCAGCTGACAGAGAATGAGATCCGTGGCCTTTGCCTCAAGTCCCGCGAAATCTTCCTCAGCCAGCCAATCCTGCTCGAGCTTGAGGCTCCGCTCAAAATCTGCGGTGAGTCCTACTGAACAGGGGGTCACTGAGTTGCCAAGATGACACACAACAATAGTGATGAAATACCTGCACAGCTGACTAGGGTTGGgcattacaaacaaaaaacaaatattactgTATCTTTGACTGGACACCTCAATTCGTATGTTGTAGCGATGATTGTATATTTACACATGAGATTTttacaatcattagtaatgtggatatgatgaccaagcaggtagaggcaacagctagaacagtctaataagttcattGCATCCATTTACTGTAATGTAGTAATTATGCATTATCACTATACCCACAATATCTAGTGTCattatgatattgatataatatcgcTATATCACCTACAGTAGACTCGTTTGGAAATATAACAGTATAGTTGTTACTTAAGGGTTTTACAACAAGTTACCAGCCAGTGTGACTAGCTGTATGAGTTTGAGTGTGGCCCTTAAATATATTGTCAGCTGCACCCACATTCAGTTAAGTTGAGGCACTGAAATTGCACCcctctctgctgccccctgcaggtgatGTCCATGGTCAATACTATGACCTGCTGCGATTGTTTGAGTATGGAGGCTTCCCCCCAGAGAGCAACTACCTGTTCCTGGGCGACTATGTAGACAGAGGGAAGCAGTCTCTGGAGACCATCTGCCTGCTGCTAGCCTACAAGGTCAAATATCCAGAGAACTTCTTCCTGCTACGTGGCAACCATGAATGCGCCTCCATCAACCGCATCTACGGGTTTTATGACGAGTGTAAGTACAGAAGGTGgccatgcacatacaaacaaacaaaaaaatcccatgCAGCTTAGTTTGCAGCCAGTACTCACACTTTCCCTTCCTGTTGGCAGGTAAGCGACGGTATAACATAAAGCTGTGGAAGACCTTCACAGACTGCTTCAACTGTTTACCTGTGGCTGCCATTGTAGACGAGAAGATTTTCTGCTGCCATGGAGGTAGGCGCTCAGTGCATCCACCTGAAATACCGTTGTTGATATAAAATGTTATGATGCCCATAACAtgatgtctctctgtcttccatTCAGGACTCTCTCCTGATCTCCAGTCCATGGAGCAGGTACGCAGAGTAATGCGACCCACAGACGTGCCTGACCAGGGCTTGCTGTGCGACCTGCTGTGGGCCGATCCAGACAAAGACGTCCTGGGCTGGGGAGAAAACGACCGTGGTGTCTCCTTCACATTTGGGGCAGACGTGGTGGCCAAATTTTTGCACAAACATGACATGGACCTTATATGCAGGGCGCATCAGGTAAAACCCCACTAGAAGAAGGAAGCCTTCAATAGGAAGGATGTTTGACTGAAGGTGGTAGATGGATATTTATCTGGCTTTGGTTTCATTTAAGAGGAAGTGGAATGTTCTAGTACTGGAATTTGATATCAGTCCAACATTTGCACAATTAGACACCAAGAggtgaaatatatatatattttttattccacaacaaataaaccaaaaatgcCATTCAATTAGATTATCACTAAACTGCAAAATTGTAACATTCTGTTCAAAGCTCTGTGTCCATTAACCAGTCTTGTGGTTTCTGTTGGTTTTCCTGCTTGGTcagtaagaaaaaaactcttgtCTGAATGATGTTTTGACATTCCTCTTATCTCTGTCCTAAGGTGGTAGAAGATGGTTATGAATTCTTTGCAAAGAGGCAACTTGTTActcttttctctgctcccaACTACTGTGGGGAGTTTGATAACGCCGGTGCCATGATGAGTGTGGATGAGACACTCATGTGCTCCTTCCAGGTATGTAAGAGGAGTCTTGTGCTTCTTATCAATACTTTTCACTCTTATCCGGTTTTAGTCCTTTGAGTTTAATTGAATTTGAAGCATCTGTGGCCCTTCCTGTCAGTTAGAGGTGCACCAACATTATCTGTAGTGTCAGTCAAACGGGTGGACCAATAAATTGATAATGCAATATATCACAATACTTCATCTTGGGATACATTATTTATATACTTGTACTTGAACTTgagttttcaacttcatttgcacagatttGCATGATTTGGTACATTCGGTGTCCgtatgaaaacacagaaatacacagtcCATTTCTGCTTATTGAGAAACTGTTTCaccttttccagggtattttttctccttccacTGCAGATATTGTGATGCATCATAACCGATTATCTTACATATATCGCATATTGCAGAATCACCTGCATGGtgatattgttgttattgtgggTAAAATATCGTCAAATATCGTCATCATGTGCATAGTAGAGCAAAATGTGATTTGGAGCAATATAATTATATTTACATGAAAAGGAAGAAGTTTGTCATTAAAATGGAGTTCGTTTGGCAGAGCAGCTTTTGTTGAGTGTTGCCTCTGAAGGCTCCACACCAATGTGTTTTATTAGGCCTCACCTGATACACTGTTCTTCACCTGTTGCCCTACTTGAATCAGAATAAAAAACTCAATGTTCTCACTTacataacattttcattttcactgaggaGTGCTTGGTCAGTGCATGATTTCaccaaatgaaaaaagcaaatggAATTAGTATTCAAATTGGTATTGCAAACAGTGTAATCACTTGAATTGCATGAAGATTGAGGCTAGTCtacttgataaaaaaaattcagttgtCAGTTCTGAAAACGTGATATTGGTGCACCTCTGTCGTTTCATGCATTTCCAGGTtcagcctgtgtgttttgtatctAAACAAGagcgtctctgtctccctcccagATTCTGAAGCCAGCAGATAAGAAGTTGTATTCTTTCGGCGGAGGCGGCGGGATGGGGTCCGGGAGACCGGTCACCCCGCCGCGAAATTCAGCCAAGGGCGCAAAGGCCAAGAAATAACACCCGCTGGGTCCCCCTCCCAGAACCAACCACCCCCTGTTACCCCAACGctctcttcctctacctccCAAACTTGTTTCTCCATCGTCAccaaacagcaacaaagcaAACAGTATCCAGGGTtcagtcctgtttttttttttttttctataaaactatttttaactgtttgtttggctgtttggatgtgtgtttggAAAGTGAGAATGAGACAGAGGGATTCGCTGTATTCTGtgcataagtttttttttttttcctccttctttctttttcctcatttacCCTCTGCTGCGTTACCCTGTCATTTTGTAGAAATGTCCCCTCAGTGATGTAAATGCAAACCCGGGTGCTGGGGAGGACGGGAAGGGGGagcgggagaaagagaggagccTTTGCTGTTTATGTTAAGGCTCTGCACTGTTTAATGCTAAACACAAGCTTTTGTACATCCTGTTTGAGAggtctgtgtgtctgcgtctgtgtgtttgtgtggaagtgtatgtttgtatgtgtgtgtatgtggaagtTGGGGTGGATGGGTGAGGGAGGGCGGGGTCAAGTTGCACGGTCAAACGGTAACGGCACATACCACACACTGAGAGCACAGGTGGATATGTGCAGATGAATCCTTGAATAAAAACGGATTCACCATGAGTTAGtacccccctttttttttggtcttccCTTTTGAAAATCAGTGATTTGGAAACACAATCATGGATGTGAAataggtttttctttttctttttttttttttttttttttgtagatgcaTAAAACCAACAGTTTGAATTATTCGTTTCTAGTCTCATCTGGAAGTCGATGATAAATAAAGAGAACCATTTATTTGAATTACGCCACCATGctgttcactgtgtgtttgccattgctttttcatattcatatgtaCGTCAACAATCTTTGCCATGCTTTCTGACTGACTGCTCTTGTCTTTGAGTATATTTACAGTACACCAGTAAAAAAATGTGGCTTTGCATCGCTGGATTTGAAGAGATTTCTCATGAAAGAGATACTTCAGTATAAatatgtgggggaaaaaaaggggcaTTTCACCTCTGGCTTCAGTGTGCTGTAGCCAAAGACAATCTCTGAAGTGGAAACCAATTGCATCTAAGAGAGGGCAGCCCAAAGTTGGACTCAAAACCAGATGTTGCCTGATTTCATcccaaaaaaatagaaatttcTTCAATgccaaatgtgaaaaactgaattCTTTTCTGTTGTAAATGGGTCTTGGCTGAGTAGCCTAGCTGGTCATGAAGTATGACGGGCAGTGTCTTGCAGGAAGACAGAAATGGGCATCCTTTGCTGACTGATTTAGCATGGTAGCTCAATATGTGGCCACGCCCGAAAGCTCTCCCTGCTCAGTGGGACTCCCAAAGGTTAACACAGTCCACACGCACAATACGTCATTTGTAGCTGTGCACAATATCTGCCACAATTAgttcatttttggcatttttattgGGCTTAAACTTGTAAGGCGCAATCTCATAATGCTTACTGAGTAGAAAATGGCTTTAAGGGTCGCCATATATCTTGATCTTGACTTTTTTTAACCGAttcatcctcctccccctccatcaGAGGGAGGCAAGATgatgaatcatcatcatcatcctgacCTTTCCAGTCCTAAGGGCTGATGTTGAGACCTCACTGAGTCCAGTGTGATGCAGACTGTTGGCTTTGAATCTGAACCAAGAGCCAACGCCAAAAGAGGGCTGAATGCAAGCAAGCATGGGGAATAAGAAAACCATAGTCATATTTGTTAGAACCGAATATTGGGCTGAAACATCAAAATTATGACCTGAAGTGGTGAACCGTCTTCTAAACCTGAGTGTCAGTCTTTCATGGCACAAAATGTGTATGTAAGTTACTTTTTTCTTGGAGCTGCAATAAGAACCattgtaaaaatacaaaaaaatactttggataATCATGTACAGCAAATTGAATCTTGGTTTAGTTTGTAACTAAAGGTAATCCTTGAACATCTAAATGTATTTTCTAGCAGTTTAGGAAATCGCTTTCTATGCTTGGTATGctatgtaaaagaaaaaaataacaaaaaaaaaaaaaagatctttgcAGAAATATGGAAGTACCTGCATTGCTTGTGACTAGAGTGTTCACTCTTAATTGctgtatgtacatttttttcagtagcCTGCTGTTGAACATGCATCATAAGAGCCATAGACAGAGCACACAGCGGATTATAATTCTGGTCAGATTACTGCTGTTGATCCTGTGAGGAAACGCGAGGCCTCACACACAAGACTGAGACAACTGGTGTTCAGACTGGACTCGTGACCAACGCCACACTGAAAACCGCAGCCCTgcttgtctctgtctccctgacTGAAGCCGGATACTAAAAGCCACATTTTTTGCTCGTGTCCACAGGCCAGTTTTGTGGGAACTATCACTTTCTGTCACTCGACGTCCCGGCTCCACTCTGCGGCCATTTTCCACCCCCCACATAGTGTCCGTTACGTTCAGTTGGCACGCGAGGTGGCACGAGAGAAAGCAATGTGTAGTTGAGCGCAGGCTGTTGTAACTGGCTTGAAGAAAACATGCCTCTCTACAGTATTTCAGGGTCTTTCACTGCCCATTTCTATTAACCGAAggtttttttaatatataaacaatatgtcTGGTTTTATTACCCTGTTCTGCTGTCTGTCCCGATTCTTCAACCCTCTGTCCAAGTACGAGTTTAAGCAACCTCAGAGCAGATTTGGAAGCAAGTGGGAAATGTTGGTCAAAGGGAAGCCGTTGCAGCACATTCAGTCTGTACTTGAGCAGAGGGGTGGGGGAGCCGGCACTCAGCCGTCCAGCTTTGCTGTCATCCTGCCCCGTCTCTGACCTTCCATTGTTCCAACAAGTCTTTCAACTCAGTACCTCAGAAAactaaatatatgttttttctaTCAAACCGTGATGTTAAGAAGACTTTCCAGAGTTGATTCAGTGTTGTGCTTGGGGTGTGTGACCAGCTCTTGTGTACAGATGAGGGTGGACATTGTGAAAGGGCGGGGGGCGTATGAAACATGGTAGGACTATGTGCTCGTACAGCAGGGTTGGGTTCAAGTCACGCTCGATAAGATCAATTTAGGAAGTGGAAATTTTAAAACTTTGTTTTGGCATGAGGAGAGAGAGCCCGAGCTAATACGTGAAGAATTATGCCGGCTGTGAATGAACGCCTTCATCACAGTCCAAATCAATCGCAGGTGTTTGGTTTTTAATTGACTGAAGTGAAAGGAGGTTGAGCCCAACTCTGTCCGGGCCTCCAGCTCTTAGTGCATGGAGGAGCCATGTTTTTATggagcaggggaaaaaaagccttgCGAGGggtttttctttccctgtgtATATTATAAAgacctaccttttttttttttttttttttttttaacgaggGCAAGGTTGATTTGGAGTGTGTTGACAAATGACGACTCTGAAGAGCTTTGCAAATGGACTGTGAGAGAAAATTTATGAGGTTAAAGTCTAATGGACCGGAGAAAATACAGTGCAGCTTTCGTACTTATGGACAGAGCTTGAGATCTGTTACGTTTTTGGAGTCCGTCTCCGATGTAGAGAAGAATTTCTATCTTTGGCAGTGCAAAACAATTTAATGGCTCCTGTTATATAGAGTTAGTGCTAAACATTATGGGATTTGCAGATCTTTATTCATATAATTAAATGGTCCAAGACTACTAAAAGCCAGTTTCATCCCAATTTCCATAGCTGTATAAACCTCTgcttgcaatgttttttttttgtttttttttttaactgttacTGTATAGTCATTATTACCTCTAAGACTCTGCTCTTTAATCACTTTTTGTTCTTATTCTTTTTACTGACAAAATTTACGCTAGATATTGCCAGCTTATTAGTGTAGGATTTTTTAATCAATCAGGGATGTTTTGCACCATGCACTGTCGCTGGGTAGACATGAAATATTAGATTAATTAAAAAGAATCATAAGAAACGATTGAAATTAaggctattttttatttgtatgtcaTCTGTTTTCAAATCAATCACAAATTGTCTCTGTTACAAGGTAGAAATAAAACATAGAATTTGTATaattctgtctgttttcctttgCCGATGCTCAGTGTGACATAACCTAAATCCAGCATGGGGAATTTCACATTAAAGTAGGATTGGCAGTCCATGAAAAAGACGAGCACAATGGCACCAGGAGTGTAGTAATTTGTACATGTTTGCCGGGTCCTCTGCCTCAAggcttcctcttctttc encodes the following:
- the ppp1caa gene encoding protein phosphatase 1, catalytic subunit, alpha isozyme a; the encoded protein is MAEPDKLNIDSIIQRLLEVKGSRPGKNVQLTENEIRGLCLKSREIFLSQPILLELEAPLKICGDVHGQYYDLLRLFEYGGFPPESNYLFLGDYVDRGKQSLETICLLLAYKVKYPENFFLLRGNHECASINRIYGFYDECKRRYNIKLWKTFTDCFNCLPVAAIVDEKIFCCHGGLSPDLQSMEQVRRVMRPTDVPDQGLLCDLLWADPDKDVLGWGENDRGVSFTFGADVVAKFLHKHDMDLICRAHQVVEDGYEFFAKRQLVTLFSAPNYCGEFDNAGAMMSVDETLMCSFQILKPADKKLYSFGGGGGMGSGRPVTPPRNSAKGAKAKK